The Halomonas sp. KG2 genome contains a region encoding:
- a CDS encoding DUF484 family protein, with the protein MSQAPEPRKTLDPDQVAFWLARHPDFFVGREGLLQQLKVPHPHIDGAVSLLERLVIDLRQRAETAEGRLEHLLETARHNEAQYRRLRETLLSLVGAEDRDALAQALAVQLSEHFQTPAMALWCPSSLSDDEPTPPQPPRHVLDQHASARLAALLDGRTSRCAKLSVSDWKCLLPHTKAPRRAGSCAISRLSAGEQLGYLLLASPDPDCYRASMDTLFTEYLSDIVARLLLRLEHHG; encoded by the coding sequence ATGTCTCAAGCCCCCGAGCCGCGCAAAACGCTCGACCCTGATCAAGTGGCGTTTTGGCTGGCCCGTCACCCCGATTTTTTTGTTGGTCGTGAAGGCTTGCTGCAGCAACTTAAGGTACCGCACCCTCACATTGATGGGGCGGTATCGCTGCTAGAGCGCTTGGTAATCGATTTACGTCAGCGTGCTGAAACAGCAGAGGGGCGGCTTGAGCATCTTCTAGAAACAGCACGGCATAATGAAGCCCAATATCGTCGACTGCGTGAGACGCTACTCAGTCTGGTGGGAGCAGAAGATCGTGATGCCTTGGCCCAAGCGCTCGCTGTTCAGTTAAGCGAGCACTTTCAAACGCCTGCAATGGCGCTCTGGTGCCCATCCTCATTGAGTGACGATGAGCCAACGCCGCCTCAACCGCCACGTCATGTGTTGGACCAGCATGCCAGTGCTCGTTTGGCTGCGCTGCTAGATGGGCGCACCAGCCGTTGTGCCAAGCTCAGCGTTAGCGACTGGAAATGTCTGTTGCCGCATACTAAGGCCCCCCGGCGCGCCGGTTCCTGCGCCATTTCGCGTCTTTCGGCGGGCGAGCAACTGGGGTATTTGCTGCTCGCAAGTCCTGACCCCGACTGTTACCGCGCTAGTATGGATACGCTGTTTACAGAGTATCTGAGCGATATCGTGGCACGGCTACTGCTGCGCCTAGAACACCATGGATAG
- the argH gene encoding argininosuccinate lyase codes for MSQATNQSWGGRFSEPTDAFVARFTASVTFDQRLARQDIQGSIAHATMLARVGVLTDEERDTIINGLTEIQGEIERGEFNWSVPLEDVHMNIEARLTDKIGITGKKLHTGRSRNDQVATDIRLFMRDEIDVIEAELVRLREGMIELADREADTIMPGFTHLQTAQPVTFGHHLLAWQEMLTRDHERLLDCRKRVNVMPLGAAALAGTTYPIDRHVTAELLGFDRPAENSLDAVSDRDFAIEFTSFASILLMHLSRMSEELVLWTSAQFDFIDLPDRFCTGSSIMPQKKNPDVPELVRGKTGRVYGHLMALLTLMKSQPLAYNKDNQEDKEPLFDAVDTVRDCLKAFADMVPAIEPKKDSMYEAARRGFSTATDLADYLVRKGVAFRDAHEIVGQSVAYGLKTKKDLSEMTLEELQQFSATIEQDVFEVLTLEGSVAARNHIGGTAPDQVRAAASRAREALAALKGDA; via the coding sequence ATGAGCCAAGCTACGAACCAGTCTTGGGGCGGTCGCTTTAGCGAGCCCACCGATGCTTTTGTCGCACGCTTCACCGCGTCTGTGACTTTCGACCAACGCCTGGCGCGCCAGGATATTCAGGGCTCGATTGCCCACGCCACCATGCTAGCGCGAGTCGGTGTACTGACCGATGAAGAGCGTGACACCATTATTAATGGTCTCACTGAGATTCAAGGTGAAATCGAGCGAGGCGAGTTTAACTGGTCGGTCCCGCTTGAAGATGTGCACATGAATATCGAAGCACGGTTGACCGACAAAATTGGTATTACTGGCAAAAAATTGCACACCGGCCGTTCACGTAACGACCAAGTAGCGACCGATATTCGCTTGTTCATGCGTGATGAGATCGATGTGATCGAAGCGGAGTTGGTGCGTCTGCGCGAAGGCATGATTGAGCTTGCTGACCGTGAGGCCGATACCATTATGCCCGGCTTCACTCATTTGCAAACGGCGCAGCCGGTGACCTTTGGCCACCATCTATTGGCATGGCAAGAGATGCTAACCCGTGACCACGAGCGCTTACTGGACTGCCGCAAGCGGGTGAACGTGATGCCTCTTGGCGCCGCGGCGTTAGCGGGTACCACGTACCCCATCGATCGCCATGTCACTGCCGAATTACTCGGCTTTGATCGCCCTGCAGAAAACTCGCTGGACGCCGTCTCTGATCGTGACTTCGCTATCGAATTCACCAGCTTTGCCAGCATTCTACTCATGCACCTGTCGCGGATGAGTGAAGAGCTGGTGCTATGGACCAGCGCTCAATTTGATTTTATCGACTTGCCTGACCGCTTCTGCACCGGCTCTTCGATTATGCCGCAGAAGAAAAACCCTGATGTTCCCGAACTGGTTCGCGGTAAAACGGGCCGTGTGTATGGTCATTTAATGGCGCTGTTAACGCTGATGAAGTCTCAGCCCCTGGCCTACAACAAAGACAACCAGGAAGATAAAGAGCCGCTGTTTGATGCCGTTGATACCGTGCGCGATTGCTTAAAAGCCTTTGCTGACATGGTGCCTGCTATTGAGCCGAAAAAAGACAGCATGTATGAAGCCGCACGACGTGGCTTCTCAACCGCCACGGACCTTGCTGATTACTTGGTTCGCAAGGGTGTCGCCTTCCGCGATGCTCATGAAATTGTCGGTCAATCGGTGGCTTACGGTTTGAAGACTAAGAAAGATCTGTCTGAAATGACCCTTGAAGAGTTGCAGCAGTTCTCTGCCACGATTGAGCAGGATGTGTTTGAGGTGCTTACGTTAGAAGGCTCCGTGGCCGCCCGTAACCATATCGGTGGCACCGCGCCTGACCAAGTGCGCGCCGCTGCTAGCCGTGCCCGCGAGGCGTTAGCCGCGCTTAAAGGTGATGCATGA
- a CDS encoding lipoprotein has translation MKRCVTTLSAMLLIALLLVGCGQKGPLYLPDEDTHGSAAEQEG, from the coding sequence ATGAAACGTTGTGTTACCACCTTGAGTGCGATGCTGCTGATCGCGCTGCTATTAGTGGGTTGCGGTCAGAAAGGGCCGCTCTATTTACCTGACGAAGACACCCATGGTTCGGCTGCCGAGCAGGAGGGGTAA
- the lysA gene encoding diaminopimelate decarboxylase, translating into MDHFNYRDGVLYAEDVPLTQVAAELGTPCYVYSKATLERHFRAYTEALGGHPHLICYAVKANSNLAVLGLLARLGAGFDIVSIGELERVLKAGGDPRKVVFSGVAKQPHEMARALDVGIKCFNVESRPELERLNAVAAELGKVAPVSLRVNPDVDAGTHPYISTGLKDNKFGIPVDEALDVYTLADSLPNLRVTGLDCHIGSQLTETAPFLDALERLLMLMERLRERGIEIDHLDLGGGLGVPYRDEKPPQPFDYASQLLARLSRWEGGEALTLLFEPGRSIAANAGLMLTRVEFLKPGETKNFAIVDAAMNDLIRPALYQAWQAIVPVDTRQQRERAVYDVVGPVCETGDFLGKERDLAIAEGDLLAVRSAGAYGFVMASNYNSRPRPPEVMVDGSRYYVVRARESLESLWAGEALLPEGEH; encoded by the coding sequence ATGGATCACTTTAACTACCGCGATGGCGTGCTTTATGCCGAAGACGTCCCGCTTACCCAGGTCGCCGCTGAACTGGGCACGCCCTGTTATGTTTATTCGAAAGCGACGTTAGAACGCCATTTTCGTGCTTATACCGAAGCCTTGGGTGGTCATCCCCATTTAATTTGTTATGCGGTGAAGGCTAACTCTAATTTGGCCGTATTGGGTCTGCTTGCTCGATTGGGCGCTGGGTTTGATATTGTTTCGATTGGTGAGCTTGAACGCGTGCTGAAAGCGGGTGGTGATCCGCGAAAAGTCGTGTTTTCAGGCGTTGCCAAGCAGCCTCATGAAATGGCCCGTGCGCTAGACGTTGGCATTAAGTGCTTCAATGTTGAATCCCGTCCCGAGCTTGAGCGATTGAACGCTGTTGCGGCGGAGCTGGGCAAGGTGGCACCGGTATCGCTGCGGGTAAACCCGGATGTGGATGCTGGCACTCATCCCTATATTTCCACTGGGCTGAAAGACAACAAGTTCGGTATTCCAGTCGACGAAGCGCTGGATGTTTACACGCTGGCTGACAGCTTACCCAACTTGCGCGTCACCGGACTAGACTGCCATATTGGCTCTCAGCTCACTGAAACGGCACCCTTTTTAGATGCTCTTGAGCGGCTCTTAATGTTGATGGAGCGGTTGCGTGAGCGCGGCATCGAGATTGACCATTTGGATTTAGGTGGCGGGCTAGGTGTCCCTTATCGTGATGAAAAACCACCTCAGCCGTTTGATTATGCGAGCCAATTGCTGGCACGCCTTTCTCGCTGGGAGGGCGGTGAAGCGCTTACGTTGCTATTTGAGCCGGGCCGCTCTATTGCCGCTAACGCAGGTTTAATGCTAACCCGGGTAGAGTTCTTAAAGCCCGGCGAAACCAAAAATTTCGCGATTGTTGATGCCGCCATGAATGACCTGATCCGCCCTGCGTTGTACCAGGCATGGCAGGCGATTGTGCCGGTGGATACCCGCCAGCAGCGTGAGCGTGCAGTCTATGATGTGGTAGGTCCTGTCTGTGAAACCGGCGATTTCCTCGGTAAAGAGCGCGATCTGGCAATTGCTGAGGGCGATTTACTGGCCGTTCGCTCAGCCGGTGCTTACGGCTTTGTGATGGCATCGAACTACAACAGCCGCCCGCGGCCCCCGGAAGTAATGGTCGATGGCAGCCGCTATTATGTGGTTCGCGCTCGGGAAAGCCTGGAAAGCCTGTGGGCCGGTGAAGCTCTGCTGCCGGAAGGGGAGCACTGA
- the dapF gene encoding diaminopimelate epimerase, whose product MLLHFTKMHGLGNDFMVVDLVTQRARLRDEQIRQLADRRFGIGFDQLLVVEPPRDPEMDFRYRIFNADGSEVENCGNGARCFARFVRDQRLTHKHEIHVETAGGPLVLNVQHDGMVRVDMGRPRFNPATLPFEAPGDQPLHTVEVDGDTLELGVVSMGNPHAVLQVESVDSAPVEHLGPLLESHPRFPKRVNVGFMQVVSPSEIRLRVYERGSGETLACGTGACAAVASGIRQGLLKSPVTVHLPGGQLSIEWPDPEAPLVMVGPATRVFDGRVTLN is encoded by the coding sequence ATGCTGTTGCACTTCACCAAAATGCATGGTCTGGGTAATGATTTTATGGTGGTGGATCTGGTGACTCAGCGAGCGCGTTTGCGTGATGAGCAGATTCGTCAGCTAGCAGACCGGCGCTTTGGTATTGGCTTCGACCAATTATTGGTGGTTGAGCCGCCCCGTGACCCAGAGATGGACTTTCGCTACCGTATTTTTAATGCGGATGGCAGCGAAGTTGAAAATTGCGGCAATGGCGCGCGCTGCTTTGCACGTTTTGTTCGCGACCAGCGCCTGACACATAAGCATGAAATTCATGTGGAAACTGCCGGTGGGCCACTGGTACTTAATGTTCAGCACGACGGTATGGTGCGTGTTGACATGGGGAGGCCGCGTTTTAATCCCGCCACGTTGCCGTTTGAGGCACCGGGGGACCAACCCTTACACACTGTCGAGGTCGACGGTGATACGCTGGAGTTGGGAGTTGTCTCGATGGGCAATCCCCATGCCGTGCTGCAGGTGGAAAGTGTTGATAGTGCACCGGTTGAGCATCTTGGTCCATTGCTTGAGTCTCACCCTCGCTTTCCGAAGCGGGTGAATGTGGGATTTATGCAGGTTGTGTCGCCCAGCGAAATTCGCCTGCGAGTGTATGAGCGTGGCAGCGGCGAGACGCTTGCTTGTGGCACCGGCGCCTGCGCTGCTGTGGCTAGTGGTATTCGCCAGGGGTTATTGAAAAGCCCGGTCACCGTTCATTTGCCGGGTGGTCAGTTAAGCATTGAGTGGCCCGATCCCGAAGCGCCGTTGGTGATGGTGGGCCCTGCTACACGCGTCTTCGACGGTCGTGTCACACTCAACTAA